In Chlorocebus sabaeus isolate Y175 chromosome 5, mChlSab1.0.hap1, whole genome shotgun sequence, one genomic interval encodes:
- the NOXO1 gene encoding NADPH oxidase organizer 1 isoform X5: MLPAQGLPGQLGLQMSLQGHRQRSQHVAQTGLELLSSSSPRALASQSAWITGVCSLEATAMAGPRYPVSVQGAALVQIKRLQTFAFCVHWSDGSDTFVRRSWDEFRRLKKTLKETFPVEAGLLRRSDRVLPKLLGQASLDAPLLAHGGRTSRGLARLQLLETYSRRLLATAERVARSPAITGFFAPQPLDLEPSLPPGSRVILPAPEEPPVSCAAGRLSIHSLETLSLRCLHPFYTQDTRNRPFQARAQESLDVLLRHPSGWWLVENEDQQMAWFPAPYLEATAPDQSRERGPSLGSSGPQFCASRAYESNRADELCVPAGARVRVLEKSDRGWWLCRYGDREGLLPAVLLRPEGLGALLSGTGFRGGDDPAGEARGFPEPSQATAPPPTVPTRPSPGAIQSRCCTVTRRALERRPGRLGPSRGCMDPVPVPHPTTER; this comes from the exons ATGTTGCCCGCGCAAGGCCTGCCGGGCCAGCTCGGCCTCCAGATGAGCCTCCAG GGGCACAGACAGAGgtctcaacatgttgcccagactggtctcgaactcctgagctcaagcagtccccgtgccttggcctcccaaagtgcttggattacag GAGTCTGCAGCCTGGAGGCCACAGCCATGGCAGGCCCCCGATACCCAGTTTCAGTGCAAGGAGCAGCCCTGGTGCAGATCAAGAGGCTCCAA ACCTTTGCCTTCTGTGTGCACTGGTCAGACGGCAGCGACACCTTCGTGCGCAGGAGTTGGGACGAATTCAGGAGGCTCAAG AAGACCCTAAAGGAGACCTTCCCGGTGGAGGCAGGCCTGCTGCGGAGATCTGACCGCGTTCTCCCAAAGCTGCTTGGTCAGGCCAGCCTGG ATGCACCACTGTTGGCACACGGGGGGCGCACGAGCCGCGGCCTGGCGCGCCTGCAGCTGCTGGAAACCTATTCTCGGAGGCTGCTGGCGACTGCAGAGCGTGTGGCACGGAGCCCGGCGATCACTGGCTTCTTCGCACCGCAACCCCTGGACCTGGAGCCCTCGCTGCCACCCGGCAG CCGAGTGATCCTGCCCGCCCCAGAGGAGCCGCCTGTCTCGTGCGCTGCGGGCCGCCTCTCCATCCACAGTCTGGAGACTCTGAGCCTGCGCTGCCTGCATCCCTTCTATACCCAGGATACGCGGAATCGGCCTTTTCAGGCGCGGGCCCAGGAAAGCCTGGACGTGCTGCTGCGGCACCCCTCAG GCTGGTGGCTGGTGGAGAACGAAGACCAGCAGATGGCCTGGTTTCCAGCGCCCTACCTGGAGGCGACGGCCCCGGACCAGAGCCGGGAGAGAGGCCCGTCCCTAGGCAGCAGCG GTCCCCAGTTCTGTGCTTCCCGCGCCTACGAGAGCAACCGCGCAGATGAGCTGTGCGTGCCCGCGGGGGCGCGCGTGCGCGTGTTGGAAAAGTCAGACCGCGGCTGGTGGTTGTGCAG GTACGGCGACCGGGAGGGCCTCCTCCCCGCGGTGCTGTTACGGCCAGAAGGGCTGGGCGCACTCCTGAGCGGGACGGGGTTCCGTGGAGGAGACGACCCGGCCGGTGAGGCCCGGGGCTTCCCCGAACCCTCCCAGGCCACCGCCCCTCCCCCCACCGTGCCCACCCGACCTTCGCCGGGCGCCATCCAGAGCCGCTGCTGCACCGTCACACGCAGGGCCCTGGAGCGGCGCCCAGGGCGCCTGGGCCCGTCCCGAGGGTGCATGGACCCTGTGCCTGTGCCGCACCCTACTACGGAGCGGTGA
- the NOXO1 gene encoding NADPH oxidase organizer 1 isoform X1: MLPAQGLPGQLGLQMSLQGHRQRSQHVAQTGLELLSSSSPRALASQSAWITGVCSLEATAMAGPRYPVSVQGAALVQIKRLQTFAFCVHWSDGSDTFVRRSWDEFRRLKKTLKETFPVEAGLLRRSDRVLPKLLGQASLDAPLLAHGGRTSRGLARLQLLETYSRRLLATAERVARSPAITGFFAPQPLDLEPSLPPGRCLTRPKLPACSGVWSRVILPAPEEPPVSCAAGRLSIHSLETLSLRCLHPFYTQDTRNRPFQARAQESLDVLLRHPSGWWLVENEDQQMAWFPAPYLEATAPDQSRERGPSLGSSGPQFCASRAYESNRADELCVPAGARVRVLEKSDRGWWLCRYGDREGLLPAVLLRPEGLGALLSGTGFRGGDDPAGEARGFPEPSQATAPPPTVPTRPSPGAIQSRCCTVTRRALERRPGRLGPSRGCMDPVPVPHPTTER, translated from the exons ATGTTGCCCGCGCAAGGCCTGCCGGGCCAGCTCGGCCTCCAGATGAGCCTCCAG GGGCACAGACAGAGgtctcaacatgttgcccagactggtctcgaactcctgagctcaagcagtccccgtgccttggcctcccaaagtgcttggattacag GAGTCTGCAGCCTGGAGGCCACAGCCATGGCAGGCCCCCGATACCCAGTTTCAGTGCAAGGAGCAGCCCTGGTGCAGATCAAGAGGCTCCAA ACCTTTGCCTTCTGTGTGCACTGGTCAGACGGCAGCGACACCTTCGTGCGCAGGAGTTGGGACGAATTCAGGAGGCTCAAG AAGACCCTAAAGGAGACCTTCCCGGTGGAGGCAGGCCTGCTGCGGAGATCTGACCGCGTTCTCCCAAAGCTGCTTGGTCAGGCCAGCCTGG ATGCACCACTGTTGGCACACGGGGGGCGCACGAGCCGCGGCCTGGCGCGCCTGCAGCTGCTGGAAACCTATTCTCGGAGGCTGCTGGCGACTGCAGAGCGTGTGGCACGGAGCCCGGCGATCACTGGCTTCTTCGCACCGCAACCCCTGGACCTGGAGCCCTCGCTGCCACCCGGCAGGTGCCTGACTCGCCCCAAACTCCCAGCCTGCAGCGGCGTTTGGAG CCGAGTGATCCTGCCCGCCCCAGAGGAGCCGCCTGTCTCGTGCGCTGCGGGCCGCCTCTCCATCCACAGTCTGGAGACTCTGAGCCTGCGCTGCCTGCATCCCTTCTATACCCAGGATACGCGGAATCGGCCTTTTCAGGCGCGGGCCCAGGAAAGCCTGGACGTGCTGCTGCGGCACCCCTCAG GCTGGTGGCTGGTGGAGAACGAAGACCAGCAGATGGCCTGGTTTCCAGCGCCCTACCTGGAGGCGACGGCCCCGGACCAGAGCCGGGAGAGAGGCCCGTCCCTAGGCAGCAGCG GTCCCCAGTTCTGTGCTTCCCGCGCCTACGAGAGCAACCGCGCAGATGAGCTGTGCGTGCCCGCGGGGGCGCGCGTGCGCGTGTTGGAAAAGTCAGACCGCGGCTGGTGGTTGTGCAG GTACGGCGACCGGGAGGGCCTCCTCCCCGCGGTGCTGTTACGGCCAGAAGGGCTGGGCGCACTCCTGAGCGGGACGGGGTTCCGTGGAGGAGACGACCCGGCCGGTGAGGCCCGGGGCTTCCCCGAACCCTCCCAGGCCACCGCCCCTCCCCCCACCGTGCCCACCCGACCTTCGCCGGGCGCCATCCAGAGCCGCTGCTGCACCGTCACACGCAGGGCCCTGGAGCGGCGCCCAGGGCGCCTGGGCCCGTCCCGAGGGTGCATGGACCCTGTGCCTGTGCCGCACCCTACTACGGAGCGGTGA
- the NOXO1 gene encoding NADPH oxidase organizer 1 isoform X9: MAGPRYPVSVQGAALVQIKRLQTFAFCVHWSDGSDTFVRRSWDEFRRLKKTLKETFPVEAGLLRRSDRVLPKLLGQASLDAPLLAHGGRTSRGLARLQLLETYSRRLLATAERVARSPAITGFFAPQPLDLEPSLPPGRCLTRPKLPACSGVWSRVILPAPEEPPVSCAAGRLSIHSLETLSLRCLHPFYTQDTRNRPFQARAQESLDVLLRHPSGWWLVENEDQQMAWFPAPYLEATAPDQSRERGPSLGSSGPQFCASRAYESNRADELCVPAGARVRVLEKSDRGWWLCRYGDREGLLPAVLLRPEGLGALLSGTGFRGGDDPAGEARGFPEPSQATAPPPTVPTRPSPGAIQSRCCTVTRRALERRPGRLGPSRGCMDPVPVPHPTTER; encoded by the exons ATGGCAGGCCCCCGATACCCAGTTTCAGTGCAAGGAGCAGCCCTGGTGCAGATCAAGAGGCTCCAA ACCTTTGCCTTCTGTGTGCACTGGTCAGACGGCAGCGACACCTTCGTGCGCAGGAGTTGGGACGAATTCAGGAGGCTCAAG AAGACCCTAAAGGAGACCTTCCCGGTGGAGGCAGGCCTGCTGCGGAGATCTGACCGCGTTCTCCCAAAGCTGCTTGGTCAGGCCAGCCTGG ATGCACCACTGTTGGCACACGGGGGGCGCACGAGCCGCGGCCTGGCGCGCCTGCAGCTGCTGGAAACCTATTCTCGGAGGCTGCTGGCGACTGCAGAGCGTGTGGCACGGAGCCCGGCGATCACTGGCTTCTTCGCACCGCAACCCCTGGACCTGGAGCCCTCGCTGCCACCCGGCAGGTGCCTGACTCGCCCCAAACTCCCAGCCTGCAGCGGCGTTTGGAG CCGAGTGATCCTGCCCGCCCCAGAGGAGCCGCCTGTCTCGTGCGCTGCGGGCCGCCTCTCCATCCACAGTCTGGAGACTCTGAGCCTGCGCTGCCTGCATCCCTTCTATACCCAGGATACGCGGAATCGGCCTTTTCAGGCGCGGGCCCAGGAAAGCCTGGACGTGCTGCTGCGGCACCCCTCAG GCTGGTGGCTGGTGGAGAACGAAGACCAGCAGATGGCCTGGTTTCCAGCGCCCTACCTGGAGGCGACGGCCCCGGACCAGAGCCGGGAGAGAGGCCCGTCCCTAGGCAGCAGCG GTCCCCAGTTCTGTGCTTCCCGCGCCTACGAGAGCAACCGCGCAGATGAGCTGTGCGTGCCCGCGGGGGCGCGCGTGCGCGTGTTGGAAAAGTCAGACCGCGGCTGGTGGTTGTGCAG GTACGGCGACCGGGAGGGCCTCCTCCCCGCGGTGCTGTTACGGCCAGAAGGGCTGGGCGCACTCCTGAGCGGGACGGGGTTCCGTGGAGGAGACGACCCGGCCGGTGAGGCCCGGGGCTTCCCCGAACCCTCCCAGGCCACCGCCCCTCCCCCCACCGTGCCCACCCGACCTTCGCCGGGCGCCATCCAGAGCCGCTGCTGCACCGTCACACGCAGGGCCCTGGAGCGGCGCCCAGGGCGCCTGGGCCCGTCCCGAGGGTGCATGGACCCTGTGCCTGTGCCGCACCCTACTACGGAGCGGTGA
- the NOXO1 gene encoding NADPH oxidase organizer 1 isoform X3 codes for MLPAQGLPGQLGLQMSLQGHRQRSQHVAQTGLELLSSSSPRALASQSAWITGVCSLEATAMAGPRYPVSVQGAALVQIKRLQTFAFCVHWSDGSDTFVRRSWDEFRRLKKTLKETFPVEAGLLRRSDRVLPKLLDAPLLAHGGRTSRGLARLQLLETYSRRLLATAERVARSPAITGFFAPQPLDLEPSLPPGRCLTRPKLPACSGVWSRVILPAPEEPPVSCAAGRLSIHSLETLSLRCLHPFYTQDTRNRPFQARAQESLDVLLRHPSGWWLVENEDQQMAWFPAPYLEATAPDQSRERGPSLGSSGPQFCASRAYESNRADELCVPAGARVRVLEKSDRGWWLCRYGDREGLLPAVLLRPEGLGALLSGTGFRGGDDPAGEARGFPEPSQATAPPPTVPTRPSPGAIQSRCCTVTRRALERRPGRLGPSRGCMDPVPVPHPTTER; via the exons ATGTTGCCCGCGCAAGGCCTGCCGGGCCAGCTCGGCCTCCAGATGAGCCTCCAG GGGCACAGACAGAGgtctcaacatgttgcccagactggtctcgaactcctgagctcaagcagtccccgtgccttggcctcccaaagtgcttggattacag GAGTCTGCAGCCTGGAGGCCACAGCCATGGCAGGCCCCCGATACCCAGTTTCAGTGCAAGGAGCAGCCCTGGTGCAGATCAAGAGGCTCCAA ACCTTTGCCTTCTGTGTGCACTGGTCAGACGGCAGCGACACCTTCGTGCGCAGGAGTTGGGACGAATTCAGGAGGCTCAAG AAGACCCTAAAGGAGACCTTCCCGGTGGAGGCAGGCCTGCTGCGGAGATCTGACCGCGTTCTCCCAAAGCTGCTTG ATGCACCACTGTTGGCACACGGGGGGCGCACGAGCCGCGGCCTGGCGCGCCTGCAGCTGCTGGAAACCTATTCTCGGAGGCTGCTGGCGACTGCAGAGCGTGTGGCACGGAGCCCGGCGATCACTGGCTTCTTCGCACCGCAACCCCTGGACCTGGAGCCCTCGCTGCCACCCGGCAGGTGCCTGACTCGCCCCAAACTCCCAGCCTGCAGCGGCGTTTGGAG CCGAGTGATCCTGCCCGCCCCAGAGGAGCCGCCTGTCTCGTGCGCTGCGGGCCGCCTCTCCATCCACAGTCTGGAGACTCTGAGCCTGCGCTGCCTGCATCCCTTCTATACCCAGGATACGCGGAATCGGCCTTTTCAGGCGCGGGCCCAGGAAAGCCTGGACGTGCTGCTGCGGCACCCCTCAG GCTGGTGGCTGGTGGAGAACGAAGACCAGCAGATGGCCTGGTTTCCAGCGCCCTACCTGGAGGCGACGGCCCCGGACCAGAGCCGGGAGAGAGGCCCGTCCCTAGGCAGCAGCG GTCCCCAGTTCTGTGCTTCCCGCGCCTACGAGAGCAACCGCGCAGATGAGCTGTGCGTGCCCGCGGGGGCGCGCGTGCGCGTGTTGGAAAAGTCAGACCGCGGCTGGTGGTTGTGCAG GTACGGCGACCGGGAGGGCCTCCTCCCCGCGGTGCTGTTACGGCCAGAAGGGCTGGGCGCACTCCTGAGCGGGACGGGGTTCCGTGGAGGAGACGACCCGGCCGGTGAGGCCCGGGGCTTCCCCGAACCCTCCCAGGCCACCGCCCCTCCCCCCACCGTGCCCACCCGACCTTCGCCGGGCGCCATCCAGAGCCGCTGCTGCACCGTCACACGCAGGGCCCTGGAGCGGCGCCCAGGGCGCCTGGGCCCGTCCCGAGGGTGCATGGACCCTGTGCCTGTGCCGCACCCTACTACGGAGCGGTGA
- the NOXO1 gene encoding NADPH oxidase organizer 1 isoform X4, with amino-acid sequence MLPAQGLPGQLGLQMSLQGHRQRSQHVAQTGLELLSSSSPRALASQSAWITGVCSLEATAMAGPRYPVSVQGAALVQIKRLQTFAFCVHWSDGSDTFVRRSWDEFRRLKTLKETFPVEAGLLRRSDRVLPKLLDAPLLAHGGRTSRGLARLQLLETYSRRLLATAERVARSPAITGFFAPQPLDLEPSLPPGRCLTRPKLPACSGVWSRVILPAPEEPPVSCAAGRLSIHSLETLSLRCLHPFYTQDTRNRPFQARAQESLDVLLRHPSGWWLVENEDQQMAWFPAPYLEATAPDQSRERGPSLGSSGPQFCASRAYESNRADELCVPAGARVRVLEKSDRGWWLCRYGDREGLLPAVLLRPEGLGALLSGTGFRGGDDPAGEARGFPEPSQATAPPPTVPTRPSPGAIQSRCCTVTRRALERRPGRLGPSRGCMDPVPVPHPTTER; translated from the exons ATGTTGCCCGCGCAAGGCCTGCCGGGCCAGCTCGGCCTCCAGATGAGCCTCCAG GGGCACAGACAGAGgtctcaacatgttgcccagactggtctcgaactcctgagctcaagcagtccccgtgccttggcctcccaaagtgcttggattacag GAGTCTGCAGCCTGGAGGCCACAGCCATGGCAGGCCCCCGATACCCAGTTTCAGTGCAAGGAGCAGCCCTGGTGCAGATCAAGAGGCTCCAA ACCTTTGCCTTCTGTGTGCACTGGTCAGACGGCAGCGACACCTTCGTGCGCAGGAGTTGGGACGAATTCAGGAGGCTCAAG ACCCTAAAGGAGACCTTCCCGGTGGAGGCAGGCCTGCTGCGGAGATCTGACCGCGTTCTCCCAAAGCTGCTTG ATGCACCACTGTTGGCACACGGGGGGCGCACGAGCCGCGGCCTGGCGCGCCTGCAGCTGCTGGAAACCTATTCTCGGAGGCTGCTGGCGACTGCAGAGCGTGTGGCACGGAGCCCGGCGATCACTGGCTTCTTCGCACCGCAACCCCTGGACCTGGAGCCCTCGCTGCCACCCGGCAGGTGCCTGACTCGCCCCAAACTCCCAGCCTGCAGCGGCGTTTGGAG CCGAGTGATCCTGCCCGCCCCAGAGGAGCCGCCTGTCTCGTGCGCTGCGGGCCGCCTCTCCATCCACAGTCTGGAGACTCTGAGCCTGCGCTGCCTGCATCCCTTCTATACCCAGGATACGCGGAATCGGCCTTTTCAGGCGCGGGCCCAGGAAAGCCTGGACGTGCTGCTGCGGCACCCCTCAG GCTGGTGGCTGGTGGAGAACGAAGACCAGCAGATGGCCTGGTTTCCAGCGCCCTACCTGGAGGCGACGGCCCCGGACCAGAGCCGGGAGAGAGGCCCGTCCCTAGGCAGCAGCG GTCCCCAGTTCTGTGCTTCCCGCGCCTACGAGAGCAACCGCGCAGATGAGCTGTGCGTGCCCGCGGGGGCGCGCGTGCGCGTGTTGGAAAAGTCAGACCGCGGCTGGTGGTTGTGCAG GTACGGCGACCGGGAGGGCCTCCTCCCCGCGGTGCTGTTACGGCCAGAAGGGCTGGGCGCACTCCTGAGCGGGACGGGGTTCCGTGGAGGAGACGACCCGGCCGGTGAGGCCCGGGGCTTCCCCGAACCCTCCCAGGCCACCGCCCCTCCCCCCACCGTGCCCACCCGACCTTCGCCGGGCGCCATCCAGAGCCGCTGCTGCACCGTCACACGCAGGGCCCTGGAGCGGCGCCCAGGGCGCCTGGGCCCGTCCCGAGGGTGCATGGACCCTGTGCCTGTGCCGCACCCTACTACGGAGCGGTGA
- the NOXO1 gene encoding NADPH oxidase organizer 1 isoform X8, which translates to MLPAQGLPGQLGLQMSLQGHRQRSQHVAQTGLELLSSSSPRALASQSAWITGVCSLEATAMAGPRYPVSVQGAALVQIKRLQTFAFCVHWSDGSDTFVRRSWDEFRRLKTLKETFPVEAGLLRRSDRVLPKLLDAPLLAHGGRTSRGLARLQLLETYSRRLLATAERVARSPAITGFFAPQPLDLEPSLPPGSRVILPAPEEPPVSCAAGRLSIHSLETLSLRCLHPFYTQDTRNRPFQARAQESLDVLLRHPSGWWLVENEDQQMAWFPAPYLEATAPDQSRERGPSLGSSGPQFCASRAYESNRADELCVPAGARVRVLEKSDRGWWLCRYGDREGLLPAVLLRPEGLGALLSGTGFRGGDDPAGEARGFPEPSQATAPPPTVPTRPSPGAIQSRCCTVTRRALERRPGRLGPSRGCMDPVPVPHPTTER; encoded by the exons ATGTTGCCCGCGCAAGGCCTGCCGGGCCAGCTCGGCCTCCAGATGAGCCTCCAG GGGCACAGACAGAGgtctcaacatgttgcccagactggtctcgaactcctgagctcaagcagtccccgtgccttggcctcccaaagtgcttggattacag GAGTCTGCAGCCTGGAGGCCACAGCCATGGCAGGCCCCCGATACCCAGTTTCAGTGCAAGGAGCAGCCCTGGTGCAGATCAAGAGGCTCCAA ACCTTTGCCTTCTGTGTGCACTGGTCAGACGGCAGCGACACCTTCGTGCGCAGGAGTTGGGACGAATTCAGGAGGCTCAAG ACCCTAAAGGAGACCTTCCCGGTGGAGGCAGGCCTGCTGCGGAGATCTGACCGCGTTCTCCCAAAGCTGCTTG ATGCACCACTGTTGGCACACGGGGGGCGCACGAGCCGCGGCCTGGCGCGCCTGCAGCTGCTGGAAACCTATTCTCGGAGGCTGCTGGCGACTGCAGAGCGTGTGGCACGGAGCCCGGCGATCACTGGCTTCTTCGCACCGCAACCCCTGGACCTGGAGCCCTCGCTGCCACCCGGCAG CCGAGTGATCCTGCCCGCCCCAGAGGAGCCGCCTGTCTCGTGCGCTGCGGGCCGCCTCTCCATCCACAGTCTGGAGACTCTGAGCCTGCGCTGCCTGCATCCCTTCTATACCCAGGATACGCGGAATCGGCCTTTTCAGGCGCGGGCCCAGGAAAGCCTGGACGTGCTGCTGCGGCACCCCTCAG GCTGGTGGCTGGTGGAGAACGAAGACCAGCAGATGGCCTGGTTTCCAGCGCCCTACCTGGAGGCGACGGCCCCGGACCAGAGCCGGGAGAGAGGCCCGTCCCTAGGCAGCAGCG GTCCCCAGTTCTGTGCTTCCCGCGCCTACGAGAGCAACCGCGCAGATGAGCTGTGCGTGCCCGCGGGGGCGCGCGTGCGCGTGTTGGAAAAGTCAGACCGCGGCTGGTGGTTGTGCAG GTACGGCGACCGGGAGGGCCTCCTCCCCGCGGTGCTGTTACGGCCAGAAGGGCTGGGCGCACTCCTGAGCGGGACGGGGTTCCGTGGAGGAGACGACCCGGCCGGTGAGGCCCGGGGCTTCCCCGAACCCTCCCAGGCCACCGCCCCTCCCCCCACCGTGCCCACCCGACCTTCGCCGGGCGCCATCCAGAGCCGCTGCTGCACCGTCACACGCAGGGCCCTGGAGCGGCGCCCAGGGCGCCTGGGCCCGTCCCGAGGGTGCATGGACCCTGTGCCTGTGCCGCACCCTACTACGGAGCGGTGA
- the NOXO1 gene encoding NADPH oxidase organizer 1 isoform X7 has translation MLPAQGLPGQLGLQMSLQGHRQRSQHVAQTGLELLSSSSPRALASQSAWITGVCSLEATAMAGPRYPVSVQGAALVQIKRLQTFAFCVHWSDGSDTFVRRSWDEFRRLKKTLKETFPVEAGLLRRSDRVLPKLLDAPLLAHGGRTSRGLARLQLLETYSRRLLATAERVARSPAITGFFAPQPLDLEPSLPPGSRVILPAPEEPPVSCAAGRLSIHSLETLSLRCLHPFYTQDTRNRPFQARAQESLDVLLRHPSGWWLVENEDQQMAWFPAPYLEATAPDQSRERGPSLGSSGPQFCASRAYESNRADELCVPAGARVRVLEKSDRGWWLCRYGDREGLLPAVLLRPEGLGALLSGTGFRGGDDPAGEARGFPEPSQATAPPPTVPTRPSPGAIQSRCCTVTRRALERRPGRLGPSRGCMDPVPVPHPTTER, from the exons ATGTTGCCCGCGCAAGGCCTGCCGGGCCAGCTCGGCCTCCAGATGAGCCTCCAG GGGCACAGACAGAGgtctcaacatgttgcccagactggtctcgaactcctgagctcaagcagtccccgtgccttggcctcccaaagtgcttggattacag GAGTCTGCAGCCTGGAGGCCACAGCCATGGCAGGCCCCCGATACCCAGTTTCAGTGCAAGGAGCAGCCCTGGTGCAGATCAAGAGGCTCCAA ACCTTTGCCTTCTGTGTGCACTGGTCAGACGGCAGCGACACCTTCGTGCGCAGGAGTTGGGACGAATTCAGGAGGCTCAAG AAGACCCTAAAGGAGACCTTCCCGGTGGAGGCAGGCCTGCTGCGGAGATCTGACCGCGTTCTCCCAAAGCTGCTTG ATGCACCACTGTTGGCACACGGGGGGCGCACGAGCCGCGGCCTGGCGCGCCTGCAGCTGCTGGAAACCTATTCTCGGAGGCTGCTGGCGACTGCAGAGCGTGTGGCACGGAGCCCGGCGATCACTGGCTTCTTCGCACCGCAACCCCTGGACCTGGAGCCCTCGCTGCCACCCGGCAG CCGAGTGATCCTGCCCGCCCCAGAGGAGCCGCCTGTCTCGTGCGCTGCGGGCCGCCTCTCCATCCACAGTCTGGAGACTCTGAGCCTGCGCTGCCTGCATCCCTTCTATACCCAGGATACGCGGAATCGGCCTTTTCAGGCGCGGGCCCAGGAAAGCCTGGACGTGCTGCTGCGGCACCCCTCAG GCTGGTGGCTGGTGGAGAACGAAGACCAGCAGATGGCCTGGTTTCCAGCGCCCTACCTGGAGGCGACGGCCCCGGACCAGAGCCGGGAGAGAGGCCCGTCCCTAGGCAGCAGCG GTCCCCAGTTCTGTGCTTCCCGCGCCTACGAGAGCAACCGCGCAGATGAGCTGTGCGTGCCCGCGGGGGCGCGCGTGCGCGTGTTGGAAAAGTCAGACCGCGGCTGGTGGTTGTGCAG GTACGGCGACCGGGAGGGCCTCCTCCCCGCGGTGCTGTTACGGCCAGAAGGGCTGGGCGCACTCCTGAGCGGGACGGGGTTCCGTGGAGGAGACGACCCGGCCGGTGAGGCCCGGGGCTTCCCCGAACCCTCCCAGGCCACCGCCCCTCCCCCCACCGTGCCCACCCGACCTTCGCCGGGCGCCATCCAGAGCCGCTGCTGCACCGTCACACGCAGGGCCCTGGAGCGGCGCCCAGGGCGCCTGGGCCCGTCCCGAGGGTGCATGGACCCTGTGCCTGTGCCGCACCCTACTACGGAGCGGTGA
- the NOXO1 gene encoding NADPH oxidase organizer 1 isoform X12, whose product MAGPRYPVSVQGAALVQIKRLQTFAFCVHWSDGSDTFVRRSWDEFRRLKKTLKETFPVEAGLLRRSDRVLPKLLGQASLDAPLLAHGGRTSRGLARLQLLETYSRRLLATAERVARSPAITGFFAPQPLDLEPSLPPGSRVILPAPEEPPVSCAAGRLSIHSLETLSLRCLHPFYTQDTRNRPFQARAQESLDVLLRHPSGWWLVENEDQQMAWFPAPYLEATAPDQSRERGPSLGSSGPQFCASRAYESNRADELCVPAGARVRVLEKSDRGWWLCRYGDREGLLPAVLLRPEGLGALLSGTGFRGGDDPAGEARGFPEPSQATAPPPTVPTRPSPGAIQSRCCTVTRRALERRPGRLGPSRGCMDPVPVPHPTTER is encoded by the exons ATGGCAGGCCCCCGATACCCAGTTTCAGTGCAAGGAGCAGCCCTGGTGCAGATCAAGAGGCTCCAA ACCTTTGCCTTCTGTGTGCACTGGTCAGACGGCAGCGACACCTTCGTGCGCAGGAGTTGGGACGAATTCAGGAGGCTCAAG AAGACCCTAAAGGAGACCTTCCCGGTGGAGGCAGGCCTGCTGCGGAGATCTGACCGCGTTCTCCCAAAGCTGCTTGGTCAGGCCAGCCTGG ATGCACCACTGTTGGCACACGGGGGGCGCACGAGCCGCGGCCTGGCGCGCCTGCAGCTGCTGGAAACCTATTCTCGGAGGCTGCTGGCGACTGCAGAGCGTGTGGCACGGAGCCCGGCGATCACTGGCTTCTTCGCACCGCAACCCCTGGACCTGGAGCCCTCGCTGCCACCCGGCAG CCGAGTGATCCTGCCCGCCCCAGAGGAGCCGCCTGTCTCGTGCGCTGCGGGCCGCCTCTCCATCCACAGTCTGGAGACTCTGAGCCTGCGCTGCCTGCATCCCTTCTATACCCAGGATACGCGGAATCGGCCTTTTCAGGCGCGGGCCCAGGAAAGCCTGGACGTGCTGCTGCGGCACCCCTCAG GCTGGTGGCTGGTGGAGAACGAAGACCAGCAGATGGCCTGGTTTCCAGCGCCCTACCTGGAGGCGACGGCCCCGGACCAGAGCCGGGAGAGAGGCCCGTCCCTAGGCAGCAGCG GTCCCCAGTTCTGTGCTTCCCGCGCCTACGAGAGCAACCGCGCAGATGAGCTGTGCGTGCCCGCGGGGGCGCGCGTGCGCGTGTTGGAAAAGTCAGACCGCGGCTGGTGGTTGTGCAG GTACGGCGACCGGGAGGGCCTCCTCCCCGCGGTGCTGTTACGGCCAGAAGGGCTGGGCGCACTCCTGAGCGGGACGGGGTTCCGTGGAGGAGACGACCCGGCCGGTGAGGCCCGGGGCTTCCCCGAACCCTCCCAGGCCACCGCCCCTCCCCCCACCGTGCCCACCCGACCTTCGCCGGGCGCCATCCAGAGCCGCTGCTGCACCGTCACACGCAGGGCCCTGGAGCGGCGCCCAGGGCGCCTGGGCCCGTCCCGAGGGTGCATGGACCCTGTGCCTGTGCCGCACCCTACTACGGAGCGGTGA